Proteins from a genomic interval of uncultured Methanocorpusculum sp.:
- a CDS encoding nucleotide exchange factor GrpE has protein sequence MDTQTEPAEVKNADASKAETQNPDENPVPETTVVDELTKKYDELNDKHLRLAAEFENYKKRAKRDQESAVRYANEKFALDIIDVLDNFERALKSDDENLRDGLEQIHKLYLSILSRNGIEPMNITGTTFDPAFHEAVACIPADAPEGAIIDIAVPGYMIRDKVLRHAKVAVAKKKE, from the coding sequence ATGGACACACAAACCGAGCCTGCGGAGGTCAAAAATGCTGACGCTTCGAAGGCAGAAACCCAAAACCCGGATGAGAATCCCGTTCCTGAAACCACTGTTGTTGACGAACTCACAAAAAAATACGATGAACTCAATGACAAACATCTTCGTCTCGCAGCCGAATTCGAAAATTACAAGAAGCGTGCCAAACGCGATCAGGAAAGTGCTGTCAGATATGCAAACGAGAAGTTTGCGCTTGACATCATCGACGTCCTCGACAACTTCGAACGTGCTCTGAAAAGCGATGACGAAAATCTTCGTGACGGATTAGAGCAGATCCACAAACTGTATCTCTCCATCCTTTCGAGAAACGGCATCGAACCAATGAACATCACGGGAACAACGTTCGACCCCGCATTCCATGAAGCGGTCGCCTGCATCCCCGCAGACGCTCCCGAGGGTGCGATCATCGACATCGCCGTTCCCGGATACATGATCCGCGACAAGGTGCTTCGTCACGCAAAAGTGGCCGTAGCGAAGAAAAAAGAATAA
- a CDS encoding Na+/H+ antiporter subunit E — MSNVFPAILAGVAVFIIYLVLSAGSATPGDGILIWSSAELVIGLILSIITGLICRKLWNGKSYRMANPLRWLLLIVYIIPFLIELIIANLTVASKIITGRNIRPGIVKLTPSMKTDGGALLLSASITYQPGTATVDVNDETRELYVHCLDAGEDAKGVMPADKIFAKINLAKWIRRITE, encoded by the coding sequence GTGAGTAACGTTTTTCCCGCAATACTCGCAGGTGTTGCTGTATTCATCATATATCTGGTACTTTCAGCAGGCTCGGCGACGCCGGGCGACGGGATACTTATCTGGTCATCTGCCGAACTCGTCATTGGACTAATTCTTTCGATTATAACCGGGTTGATATGCCGGAAACTCTGGAATGGAAAAAGTTATAGGATGGCAAACCCGCTTCGCTGGCTCCTTTTAATCGTCTATATCATTCCGTTTCTAATCGAACTTATTATTGCAAACCTGACCGTGGCTTCCAAGATTATCACCGGCAGAAATATCAGACCGGGAATCGTGAAACTCACGCCCAGTATGAAAACCGACGGTGGAGCACTGCTTCTTTCGGCATCCATCACCTACCAGCCGGGAACGGCCACGGTGGACGTGAACGACGAGACCCGGGAGCTCTATGTTCACTGTCTCGATGCCGGCGAGGACGCAAAAGGCGTCATGCCTGCCGACAAGATATTTGCAAAGATCAACCTCGCCAAATGGATCAGGAGGATCACTGAATGA
- the mnhG gene encoding monovalent cation/H(+) antiporter subunit G, which produces MIDIIVTVCVVISLIFCILGVIGLFRFPDFYTRIHAAGLVSSLGFLFMGAAVLTYAVGLLLAGDEAWLNFSTHLVLALLVVVITGTTATHAIARSAYRSGNMPISKTDALKADEPKMKRREERK; this is translated from the coding sequence ATGATCGATATAATCGTAACCGTGTGTGTGGTGATCTCGCTCATATTCTGTATTCTTGGGGTTATCGGCCTTTTCAGGTTCCCTGATTTTTATACACGCATCCATGCCGCAGGACTGGTCAGTAGTCTTGGCTTCCTCTTCATGGGGGCCGCTGTCCTTACCTACGCCGTAGGTCTCCTGCTTGCAGGCGATGAGGCGTGGCTTAACTTCAGCACGCATCTCGTTCTGGCATTACTCGTCGTGGTGATCACGGGGACTACAGCCACCCACGCGATCGCCCGAAGTGCATACAGATCCGGAAATATGCCGATCTCAAAAACCGATGCTCTCAAAGCGGATGAACCGAAAATGAAACGCCGGGAGGAAAGAAAATGA
- a CDS encoding proton-conducting transporter membrane subunit, with the protein MNVLFDNLPALLIAVPLFCAFLVPLIGRFVPKIRDAWIVLASFASSLLAVITAITVYTKGTIVYVFGAAAGTPAAPVDSGGIPFRIIFTIDGFGAFMLLSAAIVSFAVVLYLISSQKERSGKSEFYALYLLLTAGVFGMVSTGDMFNFFVFLEINSLAGAALVSYHRRGGIAVEGALKYLIVNTVGGLMVLFAIGLLYAQYNSLNMAVIASQMTLSTLNIIALVLFLTALAMKAGSVPFHFATPDAYSVAPSGVTAAMIVASQAGLYGMFRILFTLYGDTFNTVTIGWVVIILGVLSMVIGVTMAIPQKDVKRLLAYHAVSQTGYMLLGVGVALAVLGDPLAMASYGQTAMEGGLFHIINHAMYKGLLFLAVGAVIYRTGVWSLNKMGGLGHNMKWTMIFFLIGALAIAGIPPFNGFSSKLMIYESVFAFNPALSIIAMVVSILTLASFMKVFHSMFMGPQLPEYAEVKEVPKLMIAGMVILTIFVIGFGLVPDLLVNNLIAPAANALIDKGAYITAVLGGGL; encoded by the coding sequence ATGAACGTTCTCTTCGATAATCTGCCGGCATTGCTGATCGCAGTCCCACTGTTCTGTGCATTCCTCGTCCCGCTTATTGGAAGATTCGTGCCGAAGATCCGGGATGCCTGGATCGTTCTTGCCTCGTTTGCGTCAAGTCTTCTCGCCGTTATTACGGCGATAACAGTCTACACGAAAGGAACGATCGTCTATGTCTTCGGAGCGGCGGCGGGAACGCCTGCAGCCCCTGTCGACTCGGGAGGAATCCCGTTCAGGATCATCTTCACGATCGACGGATTCGGCGCATTCATGCTGCTTTCAGCGGCGATCGTTTCGTTTGCGGTCGTTCTCTACCTCATTTCTTCGCAGAAGGAACGAAGCGGTAAATCCGAGTTCTATGCCCTGTATCTCCTATTGACCGCAGGTGTCTTCGGCATGGTCTCAACAGGGGACATGTTCAACTTTTTCGTGTTCTTGGAGATCAACTCGCTCGCCGGCGCAGCACTCGTCTCCTACCACAGGAGAGGCGGAATCGCCGTCGAAGGAGCGCTCAAATACCTGATCGTCAACACCGTCGGAGGACTAATGGTCCTGTTCGCGATCGGTCTGCTGTATGCTCAGTACAACTCGCTGAACATGGCAGTGATCGCGTCGCAGATGACGCTTTCGACCCTGAACATCATTGCACTCGTTCTCTTCCTCACGGCCCTTGCCATGAAAGCAGGATCGGTGCCTTTCCACTTCGCGACCCCCGACGCTTACTCGGTCGCTCCTTCCGGAGTCACCGCGGCAATGATCGTGGCAAGCCAGGCTGGTCTGTATGGTATGTTCAGGATCCTGTTTACCCTCTACGGCGACACGTTCAACACCGTTACGATCGGCTGGGTAGTCATCATCCTTGGTGTTCTTTCAATGGTCATCGGTGTTACGATGGCAATACCCCAGAAGGATGTTAAACGTCTGCTGGCATACCATGCCGTTTCGCAGACAGGATACATGCTTCTCGGCGTGGGCGTGGCCTTGGCCGTTTTGGGAGATCCGCTCGCAATGGCCTCCTATGGTCAGACGGCCATGGAAGGAGGTCTTTTCCATATCATCAACCACGCGATGTACAAGGGTCTCCTGTTCCTCGCAGTCGGCGCCGTGATTTACCGGACCGGTGTGTGGAGTCTGAACAAAATGGGAGGTCTCGGCCACAACATGAAATGGACGATGATCTTCTTTTTGATCGGAGCACTGGCAATTGCCGGAATCCCGCCCTTCAACGGATTTTCCTCGAAGCTGATGATCTACGAATCGGTCTTCGCGTTCAACCCGGCCCTCTCGATCATCGCGATGGTCGTCTCCATCCTAACGCTCGCCTCATTTATGAAGGTGTTCCACTCGATGTTCATGGGACCTCAGCTCCCCGAGTATGCTGAAGTGAAGGAAGTTCCGAAGCTCATGATCGCCGGAATGGTCATTCTGACGATCTTCGTGATCGGATTCGGTCTCGTGCCGGATCTTTTGGTGAACAATCTCATTGCCCCGGCGGCCAACGCTTTGATTGATAAAGGCGCGTATATCACCGCCGTTTTAGGAGGCGGATTATGA
- a CDS encoding Na(+)/H(+) antiporter subunit B: MTIGLIVRTAGRLIVPFILIFGFYIVAHGHLTPGGGFQGGAVIATGVALILVCYYYRECMEKFIPVTSFKLVESAGLILFICTALAGLVVASGFLFNWLNATGGLFGDAVVYGINPGNIYTAGIIPVLNFAIGIEVFGALSAVLMFMFAGLKETTKEEDDAETSPHHLNMGKKVGRK, translated from the coding sequence ATGACGATCGGTCTTATTGTCAGGACAGCAGGCCGCCTGATCGTTCCCTTTATCCTCATCTTCGGTTTCTACATCGTGGCCCATGGTCACCTGACACCGGGAGGAGGGTTCCAGGGAGGGGCGGTGATCGCAACAGGCGTGGCACTGATCCTCGTCTGTTATTACTACCGTGAGTGCATGGAGAAGTTCATCCCGGTGACGAGCTTCAAACTCGTCGAATCGGCGGGTCTTATACTCTTCATCTGTACGGCCCTTGCCGGACTCGTGGTCGCATCGGGATTCCTCTTCAACTGGCTGAACGCCACAGGAGGACTCTTCGGGGATGCAGTTGTCTACGGAATAAATCCGGGCAATATCTACACCGCAGGTATCATCCCGGTGCTGAACTTTGCGATCGGCATCGAGGTGTTCGGCGCACTTTCAGCCGTGCTGATGTTCATGTTCGCCGGTCTGAAGGAGACGACCAAGGAAGAGGACGATGCGGAAACATCGCCCCATCATCTGAATATGGGCAAAAAAGTAGGGAGAAAATGA
- a CDS encoding cation:proton antiporter yields the protein MNDIFMVAAIIFVLLIFACGVRIWRGPTNADRMLALEVINILVVTIMITLSLWFEQPVFIDVAIVYALLSFVGTLYVAKLIMGELR from the coding sequence ATGAATGATATATTCATGGTCGCAGCGATCATCTTCGTGCTTCTGATCTTTGCCTGCGGGGTTCGGATCTGGCGCGGCCCAACAAATGCCGATCGTATGCTCGCCCTTGAAGTGATCAACATTCTCGTCGTCACTATTATGATCACCCTCTCGTTGTGGTTCGAGCAGCCGGTGTTCATCGATGTGGCTATCGTCTATGCTCTTCTCTCCTTTGTTGGAACACTCTACGTCGCAAAACTCATCATGGGGGAACTCAGATGA
- a CDS encoding DUF4013 domain-containing protein: MSIGIGENLTGSFGYAKDKLVGSIGNWILLMILTIIPIVNWIAMGTYLKVYRGEDPKVENIGKSFVDGLLMLIIAFLYMHIPTVILLILGGGAIFAAGLGGPQAVMAGLGIGVLILCIILYILFGLIMTPAIVSFARGGFGDAFKFGQLFAMIGKAGWLKYILSNIVLGIIFGIISLLFAIPFVGWIIMIILFPFLIVWASKFWANLFE, encoded by the coding sequence ATGTCAATTGGAATTGGAGAAAATTTAACCGGATCTTTTGGTTATGCAAAAGACAAACTTGTGGGTAGTATTGGTAACTGGATCCTTCTGATGATCCTGACTATTATCCCGATCGTTAACTGGATCGCAATGGGTACCTATCTGAAGGTCTACCGCGGCGAGGATCCGAAAGTCGAAAACATCGGCAAATCGTTTGTTGACGGTCTTCTTATGTTGATCATCGCATTCCTCTACATGCATATCCCGACCGTCATCTTACTGATCCTCGGAGGAGGCGCAATCTTTGCAGCCGGTTTAGGCGGACCCCAAGCTGTTATGGCAGGTCTTGGAATCGGCGTTCTTATCCTCTGTATCATCCTCTACATCCTGTTCGGTCTGATTATGACTCCGGCAATTGTCAGCTTTGCCCGCGGCGGATTTGGAGATGCATTCAAATTCGGTCAGCTCTTTGCAATGATCGGCAAGGCCGGCTGGCTTAAGTACATCTTATCCAACATCGTCCTTGGTATCATCTTTGGTATCATTAGTCTTCTTTTCGCCATCCCGTTCGTCGGCTGGATCATCATGATCATTCTCTTCCCCTTCCTCATCGTTTGGGCCAGCAAGTTCTGGGCTAACCTGTTTGAGTAA
- a CDS encoding DUF4013 domain-containing protein — translation MSIGIGDNLTASFQFSKEKLGGNIGTWLILSILNIIPIVNWIVYGVYVKVLRGDDPDLENMGKSFVDGLLALIIGLIYMIIPIILIVLVSVGMFTVGSVTTTAVTPMSSMSPMSQVMPVVTTGAGFALMFGLIILFIIVAFLFALFAKPAVVNFARNGFGAAFRFGEIFRMISKAGWLKYIVSLILFWFIFGAIILVCLMIPILGWILLIFIMPYLYCWGSKYLANLFE, via the coding sequence ATGTCAATAGGAATTGGAGATAATTTAACAGCGTCTTTCCAGTTTTCAAAGGAAAAACTGGGAGGCAATATCGGGACATGGCTGATCCTCTCGATCCTGAACATCATCCCGATCGTCAACTGGATAGTCTATGGTGTGTACGTCAAAGTACTGCGGGGCGATGACCCGGATCTTGAAAATATGGGTAAGTCCTTCGTTGACGGACTTCTTGCACTGATCATCGGTCTCATTTACATGATCATTCCGATCATTTTGATCGTTCTCGTCTCTGTCGGCATGTTTACCGTCGGGTCGGTTACTACCACTGCTGTAACGCCGATGTCTTCGATGTCCCCTATGTCTCAGGTCATGCCAGTGGTTACGACTGGTGCGGGTTTTGCCCTTATGTTCGGCCTGATTATTCTCTTCATCATCGTGGCATTCCTGTTCGCTCTGTTTGCAAAACCGGCCGTCGTGAACTTTGCGCGAAACGGATTCGGTGCTGCGTTCAGGTTTGGGGAAATATTCAGAATGATCAGCAAAGCAGGATGGCTCAAGTACATCGTCTCGCTTATCCTCTTCTGGTTCATTTTTGGTGCTATCATTCTCGTTTGCTTGATGATCCCGATTCTCGGCTGGATCCTTCTGATCTTCATCATGCCCTACTTGTACTGCTGGGGATCGAAGTATCTCGCAAATCTGTTCGAGTAA
- the dnaJ gene encoding molecular chaperone DnaJ has translation MGSESYYDVLGLPRNATETDIKKAYRNLAKKYHPDICKDPGAEEKFKSINEAYDVLSDETKRQQYDQLGHDNFTNASKGNYSGAGGAGFNADFSGFGDIFDFFGGGGRRQSGPREGDDILMRIQITLEEAVFGTQKEIEVMHTESCPECDGTGSATKKTTTCSKCGGTGQIKQVKNSIFGQMVTQSTCPTCGGRGKIPETPCKKCNGTGRTKVRRQVTVNVPAGIDSGMRLRMEGYGEAGDYGAKNGDLYIEVYVVANPKFNREDDNLITQYEISPAQAVIGCEVEIETIDRTKVMLKVPAGIAYGTRLRIAGEGVRRRGNYGNLLVRIVIATPKKISSAERELYENLLKAEGNTDSSSSSKEDEKEGRKKRGIFK, from the coding sequence ATGGGTTCGGAATCGTACTATGATGTCTTAGGTTTGCCCCGTAATGCTACGGAGACAGACATTAAAAAAGCTTACCGAAACCTCGCCAAGAAGTATCACCCGGATATCTGCAAAGATCCCGGGGCTGAGGAGAAGTTCAAGTCGATCAACGAGGCGTACGACGTTCTTTCAGATGAGACGAAACGCCAGCAGTATGATCAGCTCGGACATGATAATTTCACGAATGCATCGAAAGGGAACTATTCCGGTGCAGGAGGTGCAGGATTCAATGCGGACTTCTCGGGATTCGGAGATATCTTCGATTTCTTCGGCGGAGGGGGACGCAGACAGAGCGGGCCGCGTGAAGGCGACGATATTCTGATGCGTATCCAGATCACGCTCGAAGAGGCAGTGTTTGGAACGCAGAAGGAAATCGAAGTCATGCATACGGAGAGCTGTCCGGAATGTGACGGAACGGGCAGTGCAACAAAAAAGACCACAACATGTAGCAAATGCGGCGGTACTGGTCAGATTAAACAGGTGAAAAACTCCATCTTTGGTCAGATGGTCACTCAGTCTACCTGTCCGACCTGCGGCGGCAGAGGAAAGATTCCCGAGACGCCGTGTAAGAAATGCAACGGAACGGGAAGGACCAAAGTCCGCCGTCAGGTGACGGTGAATGTTCCGGCAGGAATCGACAGCGGCATGCGTCTGCGCATGGAAGGATACGGCGAGGCAGGAGATTACGGAGCGAAAAACGGCGATCTGTACATCGAAGTCTATGTCGTGGCCAATCCGAAGTTCAACCGCGAGGACGACAATCTGATCACGCAGTACGAGATATCTCCGGCACAGGCGGTTATCGGCTGCGAGGTGGAGATCGAGACGATCGACAGAACGAAGGTCATGCTCAAGGTCCCTGCGGGAATTGCTTACGGAACCCGTCTCAGAATCGCCGGCGAAGGTGTTCGAAGACGCGGCAACTACGGAAATCTGCTGGTCAGAATCGTGATCGCCACGCCAAAGAAGATCTCTTCGGCTGAAAGAGAGCTGTATGAAAACCTTCTCAAGGCCGAAGGAAATACCGATTCCTCCTCCTCTTCTAAGGAAGATGAGAAGGAAGGCCGCAAAAAACGCGGGATCTTTAAGTAA
- a CDS encoding zinc ribbon domain-containing protein, whose amino-acid sequence MPYCPECGAEVYASAEICPSCGTRLKKPHTELPRNAHGDLVTGEKSEVLAVILGFFIIGAGLMYAGRVGLGIFHLVLSILLFWTILVPLALWIYGMLKGYELCKENNMLWLQYLEENR is encoded by the coding sequence ATGCCCTACTGTCCTGAATGCGGTGCTGAAGTTTATGCCTCCGCGGAAATCTGCCCATCGTGTGGAACACGGCTAAAAAAACCGCATACCGAGCTCCCGCGTAATGCACACGGCGATCTGGTCACTGGTGAAAAAAGTGAGGTTCTCGCCGTTATTCTGGGATTCTTCATCATTGGGGCCGGACTCATGTATGCTGGTCGAGTGGGTCTTGGGATCTTTCATCTTGTGCTATCCATCCTCTTATTTTGGACGATCCTAGTTCCCCTTGCTTTGTGGATCTATGGTATGCTAAAAGGATATGAACTCTGCAAAGAGAACAATATGCTCTGGCTCCAATATCTGGAAGAAAATAGATAA
- the mbhE gene encoding hydrogen gas-evolving membrane-bound hydrogenase subunit E: MKDTGAIFQPKFAIVLIVLVTIIFLLPAFGLTFGAPAATMTDQYYIDNSQTETGANNVVAAVVFDFRGFDTLGEATVLFIAVLGVAMIFRRLHK; encoded by the coding sequence ATGAAAGACACAGGCGCAATCTTCCAGCCGAAATTTGCGATCGTTCTGATCGTTCTTGTAACGATCATCTTCCTTCTGCCGGCATTCGGTCTGACCTTCGGTGCACCGGCGGCCACGATGACGGATCAGTATTATATCGACAACTCGCAGACGGAGACCGGAGCGAACAACGTCGTCGCCGCGGTCGTCTTCGACTTCCGTGGATTCGATACGCTCGGCGAAGCGACCGTGCTCTTCATCGCGGTTCTTGGAGTCGCGATGATTTTCAGGAGGCTGCACAAATGA
- a CDS encoding sodium:proton antiporter has product MIANLPFIAVALLIGIALATILLKKNMIKMVMGLAMLEGAVNLFLVTLGYRENGIAPIFTNAPEGADMVLPTVQALTLTNIVIGVATTALMLVLVMVIYKKYGTVNSDKMRRLKE; this is encoded by the coding sequence ATGATAGCAAATCTGCCGTTTATTGCGGTTGCGTTACTTATAGGCATCGCGCTTGCCACCATTCTTCTCAAGAAGAATATGATAAAAATGGTGATGGGACTTGCGATGCTGGAAGGAGCGGTCAATCTTTTCCTGGTAACGCTCGGTTACCGGGAAAACGGGATCGCCCCGATCTTCACGAATGCACCGGAAGGCGCCGATATGGTTCTCCCGACGGTCCAGGCACTCACGCTCACGAACATCGTTATCGGCGTGGCAACGACCGCCCTCATGCTTGTTCTCGTGATGGTCATCTATAAAAAATACGGTACGGTCAATTCGGATAAGATGCGGAGGCTCAAGGAATGA
- the dnaK gene encoding molecular chaperone DnaK: MASNKVIGIDLGTTNSCLAIMEGGSPIVIANAEGFRTTPSVVGFSKEGERLVGNVAKRQAIINPTRTVSSIKRYMGTDHPTEIDGKKYSPQEISAMILQKLKMDAEAYLGDKVDKAVITVPAYFNDAQRQATKDAGKIAGLEVLRIINEPTASALAYGLDKENEVTVLVYDLGGGTFDVSILTLDDGLFEVKSTAGNNRLGGDDFDARIVDFLADEFKKKEGVDLRKDPVAHQRLKDAAEKAKIELSSLQKANINLPYITATSDGPKHLDVDLTRAKFEQLISDLVQKTVEPVKQALKDAGLSASDINHVLLVGGSTRVPVVIETVRNLLGKEPDKTLNPDECVALGAAVQGAVLTGEAKDVVLLDVTPLTLGIETLGGIATKLIERNTTIPTRKSQIFSTAADNQTSVEIHVVQGERQFARDNFSLGRFQLTGIPSAPRGMPQIEVTFDIDANGIVHVSAKDLGTCHEQSMTITGRKDLKDDEIEKMVKDAKQFEEEDKKRREEIELRNNADNAVYAAEKLVNDKEIADKIDAEDKEKISSGATALKEVLGKEDASSEEIKEKMDALQEVVFAATSKMYQKIQEEQQAAGNAAGSGCEGNCDSCKTDDNVVDADYEVKKD; encoded by the coding sequence ATGGCATCAAACAAAGTAATCGGAATTGACCTTGGAACCACCAACTCCTGCCTTGCGATTATGGAAGGCGGAAGCCCAATCGTCATCGCTAATGCAGAAGGATTCAGAACAACCCCGTCCGTCGTTGGATTTTCCAAAGAAGGCGAGAGACTTGTTGGAAACGTTGCAAAACGTCAGGCAATCATCAACCCCACGAGAACCGTAAGCTCGATCAAACGGTACATGGGTACCGACCACCCGACCGAGATCGACGGTAAGAAATACTCTCCTCAGGAGATCTCTGCAATGATCCTGCAGAAACTCAAGATGGATGCAGAGGCATACCTTGGAGATAAAGTCGACAAAGCCGTCATTACCGTTCCTGCCTACTTCAACGACGCCCAGCGTCAGGCAACCAAAGATGCAGGCAAGATCGCCGGACTTGAAGTCCTTCGTATCATCAACGAGCCGACGGCCTCGGCGCTTGCATACGGTCTCGACAAAGAAAACGAAGTCACCGTCCTTGTCTACGATCTCGGCGGAGGAACCTTCGATGTATCTATCCTTACCCTTGATGACGGACTCTTCGAAGTCAAATCGACCGCAGGTAACAACCGCCTTGGTGGAGACGATTTCGATGCACGCATCGTCGACTTCCTTGCAGACGAGTTCAAGAAGAAGGAAGGCGTCGACCTGAGAAAGGACCCGGTAGCCCACCAGAGACTGAAGGATGCCGCAGAGAAGGCAAAGATCGAACTTTCCTCCCTCCAGAAGGCAAACATCAACCTCCCGTACATCACCGCGACCTCCGACGGACCCAAACACCTTGATGTCGACCTAACCCGTGCAAAGTTCGAGCAGCTCATCAGCGACCTTGTCCAGAAGACCGTCGAGCCCGTCAAGCAGGCATTAAAGGATGCAGGCCTCAGCGCCTCCGATATCAACCACGTCCTCCTTGTCGGCGGATCGACCCGTGTACCTGTCGTCATTGAGACGGTTAGAAACCTCCTCGGCAAAGAGCCCGATAAGACCCTCAACCCGGATGAGTGTGTCGCACTCGGTGCAGCCGTTCAGGGGGCAGTCCTCACCGGCGAAGCAAAGGACGTTGTCCTTCTTGATGTCACCCCGCTGACGCTTGGTATCGAGACCCTTGGCGGTATCGCCACCAAACTCATCGAGAGAAACACCACAATCCCGACCAGAAAGAGTCAGATCTTCTCGACCGCTGCAGACAACCAGACCTCTGTAGAGATCCATGTTGTGCAGGGAGAGCGTCAGTTCGCCCGCGACAACTTCAGCCTCGGCAGATTCCAGCTCACCGGTATCCCGTCGGCCCCCCGTGGAATGCCGCAGATCGAAGTCACCTTCGATATCGATGCAAACGGTATCGTTCATGTCTCTGCCAAGGATCTTGGAACCTGTCATGAGCAGTCGATGACCATCACCGGCAGAAAAGACCTCAAGGATGATGAGATCGAAAAGATGGTCAAGGACGCAAAACAGTTCGAGGAAGAGGACAAGAAGCGCCGCGAGGAGATCGAACTCCGCAACAACGCCGACAACGCCGTTTACGCTGCTGAAAAGCTCGTCAACGACAAAGAGATCGCCGACAAGATCGACGCCGAAGACAAGGAAAAGATCTCTTCCGGCGCCACAGCTCTTAAGGAAGTTCTTGGAAAAGAGGATGCCTCCTCCGAGGAGATCAAAGAGAAGATGGACGCCCTTCAGGAAGTCGTCTTTGCTGCGACCTCCAAGATGTATCAGAAGATCCAGGAAGAGCAGCAGGCGGCAGGCAATGCGGCCGGTTCCGGATGTGAAGGCAACTGTGACTCCTGCAAAACCGACGACAATGTCGTAGACGCAGACTACGAAGTCAAAAAGGACTAA
- a CDS encoding hydrogenase subunit MbhD domain-containing protein: protein MIELFPESYVVLHLLFLAAIFFCAVTVFFLKDLIAAAIAFSAFSFLLALEFFLLQAPDVAIAEASIGAGISTAIMMIAIRGTKRKEGDEE, encoded by the coding sequence ATGATCGAACTGTTTCCGGAAAGCTATGTGGTTTTACACCTTCTCTTCCTCGCTGCAATCTTCTTCTGCGCAGTGACGGTGTTTTTCCTGAAGGATCTGATTGCGGCGGCTATCGCTTTTTCAGCATTCAGCTTCCTTCTCGCTCTCGAGTTCTTCCTTCTGCAGGCGCCGGATGTGGCGATCGCAGAAGCAAGTATCGGAGCAGGAATCTCGACGGCGATCATGATGATCGCCATACGCGGAACGAAACGTAAGGAGGGTGATGAGGAATGA